Proteins encoded in a region of the Bombyx mori chromosome 23, ASM3026992v2 genome:
- the LOC101740514 gene encoding uncharacterized protein LOC101740514, with the protein MSKQKEFKFHVIELLEPPCINAEKYVCVPNSWLRLCETSDSEALVKFPCEELSEIKRCAKNQEILEYWKVLLADIKYSTNSYKDASNYIKILNKISDQDQSSTKIVEDVPSTSEKSLLQSQSSSKTNKVRTTSALNSDAEPVSNEIPKQLDLTNAEVKIGQKKSKVETADSSPKARRCLTRESLRISLSGNNTVSLPDQTAKENLPTTSHCVKGSDKINNNQENEPSAQNSSELKRKWQIIMALRSVFGDNFKEILEQLHSEYEKNQLLLEKMRLAFMENCKILKDFIEVTNEICNGPDISDLDSVVEELENRTMEININENNPDKATGSKVQNDTRKKEEKKQNSDGSEVKNNNPLNKIRDKAHKFTLPPEYDPNDSRWTLKHREKKSGLVELLPQSQVYIDAIQLSNCNIMSQGSKTLARMLLLEIFTKNALSVCSLTGKKANAFEGPIRPGLDEHARTVLLNYVKKYAAEKNWADFDRQLVVNSIRNKMQEMRGKYKKIVEK; encoded by the exons atgaGTAAACAGAAAGAGTTTAAGTTTCATGTAATTGAATTATTGGAACCTCCATGCATAAATGCTGAAAAATATGTTTGCGTTCCGAATTCTTGGCTAAGATTATGTGAAACATCAGATAGTGAAGCTCTGGTTAAATTTCCTTGCGAAGAACTATCAGAAATAAAGAGATGTGCTAAGAATCAAGAAATCTTAGAATACTGGAAAGTTTTATTGGCTGATATAAAGTACAGTACCA actCCTATAAAGACGCAAGCAACTATATcaagatattaaataaaatatccgATCAAGATCAGAGCAGCACGAAAATAGTCGAAG ATGTGCCATCAACATCGGAAAAGAGTTTACTCCAATCACAATCGAGctcaaaaacaaacaaagtcCGTACAACTTCAGCTCTAAACAGTGATGCGGAACCAGTGAGTAATGAAATACCAAAACAACTTGACTTAACTAATGCCGAAGTAAAAATAGGCCAAAAGAAAAGTAAAGTTGAAACTGCCGATTCTTCCCCCAAAGCCAGAAGATGTTTGACAAGAGAGTCACTCAGAATATCTTTATCAGGCAATAATACCGTTAGTTTGCCAGATCAAACTGCAAAAGAGAATCTTCCGACAACTAGCCATTGTGTTAAAGGGAGCGATAAGATTAACAACAACCAAGAAAATGAACCATCAGCACAGAACAGTTCAGAGTTAAAGAGAAAATGGCAAATTATAATGGCTCTACGGTCAGTCTTTGGTGATAACTTCAAAGAAATATTGGAACAGCTTCATAGTGAGTATGAAAAAAACCAATTACTGTTAGAGAAAATGCGGCTTGCGTTTATGGAAAATTGTAAGATCTTAAAAGACTTCATTGAGGTAACTAATGAAATCTGTAATGGTCCTGATATTAGTGATCTAGATTCTGTAGTCGAAGAATTAGAAAATAGAACgatggaaataaatataaatgaaaacaatcCAGATAAAGCAACCGGATCAAAAGTACAAAATGATACTCGAAAAAAGGAAGAGAAGAAACAAAATAGTGACGGTTCagaagttaaaaataataatccacTGAATAAGATCCGAGACAAAGCGCACAAGTTTACTTTACCACCAGAGTATGATCCGAATGACTCAAGATGGACCCTAAAGCATCGGGAAAAGAAAAGTGGACTTGTTGAACTCCTACCACAGTCACAAGTGTACATAGACGCCATTCAACTAAGCAATTGTAACATAATGTCGCAAGGCAGCAAAACCCTTGCACGAATGTTGTTACTAGAAATTTTTACCAAGAATGCACTAAGCGTTTGTTCTCTAACTGGAAAAAAAGCCAATGCATTCGAAGGACCAATAAGGCCCGGTCTAGATGAACATGCAAGAACTGTTTTATTGAACTATGTTAAGAAATATGCGGCTGAAAAAAATTGGGCTGATTTTGATAGGCAGCTGGTTGTGAACAGTATTCGTAACAAAATGCAAGAAATGAGaggcaaatataaaaaaatagtcgAAAAATAA
- the LOC732960 gene encoding zinc-containing alcohol dehydrogenase (The RefSeq protein has 1 substitution compared to this genomic sequence), translated as MEAVVFDGKTWTLKYDNKYPLPKIENDDDVIVKVEYSGICGTDLHIVQGEFPASKERPLPLGHEFSGTITDVGKKSVFRKGQKVVVDPNRACSLCDFCRKGKYQYCLTAGINSTVGIWRDGGWAQYVKVPQDQVYLLPDGVSTEQGGLCEPYSCVAHGYDRASPLLVGEKILIVGAGIIGNLWVTSLHQLGHRDVTVSEMNKVRLEIVNKLETGYRLVTPDVLDKEKQLYDVIIDCTGVGKVMEISFNYLRHGGKYVLFGCCPPTHQASINPFQIYDKELTIIGVKINPFSFPNALGWLKAMGNRYVNYEKLGVKTYALSEYESALKDLRAGLVSKAMFKIN; from the exons ATGGAGGCGGTCGTATTCGATGGAAAAACTTTGACATTAAAATACGATAACAAGTATCCATTGCCGAAGATAGAAAACGACGATGACGTCATTGTGAAAGTGGAGTACTCCGGGATATGTGGGACTGATCTACACATTGTACAG GGTGAGTTTCCGGCTTCCAAAGAGCGCCCCCTACCGCTTGGTCACGAATTCAGTGGCACCATTACGGATGTTGGGAAGAAGTCTGTCTTCAGGAAAGGTCAGAAGGTCGTCGTGGATCCGAACAG AGCCTGCAGCCTCTGTGATTTCTGTCGTAAAGGAAAATACCAGTACTGCTTGACCGCCGGTATTAACAGTACCGTCGGGATCTGGCGGGACGGAGGCTGGGCCCAGTACGTAAAGGTTCCGCAGGATCAGGTCTACCTCCTACCTGACGGCGTGTCCACGGAGCAAG GTGGCCTATGCGAGCCATACTCTTGCGTGGCGCACGGCTACGATCGCGCTTCCCCTCTACTTGTCGGAGAGAAAATCCTCATCGTCGGAGCCGGAATTattg GTAACCTGTGGGTCACGTCCCTACATCAACTAGGCCACAGAGACGTGACCGTTTCAGAGATGAATAAAGTCAGACTTGAAATCGTCAACAAACTGG AGACTGGATACAGGTTGGTCACTCCCGATGTTCTGGACAAGGAGAAACAGCTGTATGACGTCATCATCGACTGCACAG GCGTCGGTAAAGTGATGGAGATCAGTTTCAATTATCTTCGTCACGGCGGGAAATACGTGCTATTCGGATGCTGTCCACCGACTCATCAAGCTTC gataaatCCATTCCAAATTTACGACAAGGAACTGACCATCATCGGCGTTAAGATCAACCCGTTCAGCTTCCCTAACGCCTTGGGCTGGCTGAAGGCCATGGGTAATAG ATACGTGAATTATGAAAAACTCGGCGTGAAGACGTACGCTCTATCCGAATACGAAAGCGCTCTGAAAGATTTAAGAGCCGGCCTTGTTTCTAAAGCCATGttcaaaatcaattaa